Genomic window (Gasterosteus aculeatus chromosome 13, fGasAcu3.hap1.1, whole genome shotgun sequence):
AGTGTcaagatcagattcatttgcgacACTCGGTAGAATTAAATCAACTCTGTGAtcggtttgaaatgtaactgtccagtgtcacacttcttggtgtttggtttaactctacgtactGTGGCGCATGTAACAGTGAGGGAGAGCCGGGATCCGCAAGGTCGGCGGTTCAAATCCCGGCTCCTACATGTCCTATGTtgaggtgtccctgagcaagacaccttacccctaattgctccccgggttAAAATGGATAAAcgcctcagctaaatgacatgtaatgtatttaacactgggcagatcTATTTCTAAAACGTATTCcgagttaacttgttaacactttgttgagtgtttatttaacactgacaagattgccCAGTGAGCACATGGGACGATCTACAGAGTAAATTAAACTCTCTGAAATTGGCTCTGTGGGCAGACACTTAGAGAAACGCCGTCGGTGCCTGGTTCTTTTTTCACAACCGCATCCAGCACACGCAGCAACCTGCGGTCACGTGTGAGACAACAACCATTGAGAAGCTGGTTGCAGCACACCAGCATCCTGCGCTTTGTGTGGAGCCGCACTGCTTTACTGCGTTTCCTACTTTTGTGAATGAAAAGGGATGCAAATTGATTCGTCGTGTGACGTGGATGTTTTTGGCTGATGGTCCACTAGACTTTTGTTTACGGCAGTGTGGTACGGACGCGGAGGCGTCAGCATATAGAATCATTTGAAATACTGTATGATTGTGTTTCTGACGAGGAAATCTTTTCTCCAACAGGAATTGCTATCCGAACATGAATGGTACGTTTTTGACAATATAAAACTATTTAGTATTGAACTTTTAGGGACCCGTTAGCTCACTTTGTACGTTTGTCCTGACAGGGTTCACCGtgatgctgctgtttgctgctcAGGGCTTTCCAGTAACAGCAAGTCAAGGCATGTCTTCTGTTGTTTGCACCACtcatgataaaaacaaaaaacaagtttatGAGATATTTAACAGATACTGTATTTTACAGGCGGAAACAAATCTGCACAGCTCTTTTTCTGCAGTATTCCAGGATGTGGCTCTAATGTGACCCACGTGTTTTGCAACGACGAGTCGCTCCTCAGTGATGGTCCCATCCCGAACTGTACCGGGCCTCCACCCCCCAATACTGTCTGCCAGCACAAGGGCTTCGCATTCGCCTCCACCGATTCTGATGCTGGCTGTGATTTTGAAGGGAAAGACGGTCTTATTGAGTCGGGGAAATGTACAGGTGCTTACATGTGCTTTCCAAAGGATGACATATATTATGGTCGTCTCTCAGTCATTCCCCCTACGTGCAAAGTtagacattttctgctgctgtcCGCTTTGTTGTTGCTTCATCACTGCAGCTCGGCGTGTTATTTGTTAATAATTTTGCATTGGAGGGACGTTCTTTTACTCCACATTGGTAAACTTTTACAACCAAATAGTGGTCGTTTAATGTCTCTGTGGACACCTTTTGCTTACTTTTGGTGCATTTTTCACAAGATGCAACACAAAACAACCTTGATTAGATTCTGGGATTTAATTTATTCCTATTGAAATGTATCTGTCTGATATATATTGACGATCATTTAGAATTTCAcataatttaatatattttctgttGTCCGACTGATGCAATTCTGTCTTGTATACATAAAGTGACATTTCTCTTGTTTCCTCTACTAGACAACAGAAGCATCTGTGCTTCTCTTCACCGTGGTGAGTTCTTGTGCAGATACACTTTACCGCTTTATCATGTTGCCAACGGATTTTATTGACCTCAACAGGATTTCATCGTCCATCGCTGACCACTGCCTTTCCTCTAGTCAACGCTACATCACAAGTCCCCACAAGGGGGCGTTATGGATTCATTGTTGGAGTTGTAATTTGTAAGTCCTGAAATCTACTTATGATGACGCTTAGGTCAAGTTTCTTTTGCTTTGCATGCAGCTGTCAATCTTTCTCTCGCCATTCATTTCACCTCTGCCTGCCATGATAAGTTATTGGTTGTCTTTTTGCTACTAATCCAACCAACTTTTGCTCTTCAGTCCTCTGCACATGgtttaaatgtttgtctttcAAATCCCAACAATAAGGTGAGATCAAAATTGTATGGTGTTGCAGTTCAGTATCTTAAATATGCATCTCTTGGTTCAGCAGGTCTGCTGATCGTAGGAATAGCAGGAAGAGTCTTTTATAGACGCTCACAGCAGGATTCAGCAAGGTagtgttttattgttattcACAATGTTCCTTTATTCATATGTTTACCTGTTGTTCACATTACCAACAAGTCCTCATGTTTAATAGTAACGCTGCCGACCGTGACTGAACCGCTGAGACAGATGGAAGGTCCCGAAGGAATCAGTGATAGGTTAGTACCTATTAAAATgaagcaaataaaaacaacaatatgtaAAGATTTAAAGATACTCTTTCTACATCCTTTAGTGATACTGCTGGATTGGAAGATGGCGGTTCTACTTCCCACCAGGAGAGTGGAGTTTAAACAACTGCAGCTTCATCATCTTTGCtgtatttttctcatttttttctcaAGATATCTCATggggttgttttttaaaaaaatgtagcaCAAACATCCATGAACTGATTAGGTTTTTGTGGTTAAAGGTCAACGTGAAATCAGCCCCATTATTACAAACACAATATCTCAGGAACACCTTAAGAGAGTTTCTGGACTGCAGGATGAAGTCATAGGGTTTTTGCAATCAAAAGGTCACtgtgaaaaatgtttatttaatcttTATCCTTATTTAAGGCCACGAGTCGCATCAATAAACTTATACAGATAATTTTGCAAACACGTCCAGTAGAATAACATGATGAAGTaatgacattttggacagacCCTGGTGAAGAATGTTTATGCGGTAGTTTTTCCTATTTTTGAAATCAACATGACATCTGTTTTAGAAGTGTTCCTTTTAGTGCAAGcctcccccacttcctgtataTTATCATTACTATTATATTATGTACAATAAACTCAGATGCAAAttaaaagttgttgtttttttaaacttctgatACATTTTGGAGAGATAAAGAGATTTACAAAACACATAAGACTCCCGTTCAGGCCTGCAGGGGGCAGGTGGAAGTCGCATGCTCGTATCCAGTGGTGCACCGAGAGGTTGTGCGTGGAGAGGCAGGGACACGCAGGGACGCAGACACACGCAGGACTCCTCACTTCACCTTCAGCTTGTGGAGGAAACGCACCACGTAGAACGAATcggttttttatttatttttaacacgcATTCATTCGTCTACTGAGGATCGAGTGCTGGCGGAAGGGGACACTAAAGGGAACATTTGATTTCTACCCGGCTACGCAGGAGGAGAAGATTTGCTGGTgaggtcttttttttaaggttaaGATTCAAGTGAAGTACGCTGAGCAATTCCCAACAACGCTGCCGTGTTGTCACGTGCGCAGGTGTACGTACGGCAGATCGTCCTTAAGTGCTTCGACAGGTGCAGGTGCGTTTAAACGGTTCCTGGTCGAATTAATAACTTGTATTTTCTTTAAGCCATATAACTGACTTTACCACGTAGACTGAATTGGTCCAACTGGCCTGTCCTAACTTACATCTGCatgattttcctttttagaGGTCAGGcggttacatttttatatttggaaTAAAACATAAGTTTGAATGTAAAGTGTGGTTAAAGGACTTCGCTAAGGTGGATATAATAATTCAACCATTATCGAATTGCTGCTATTGATTGTTTGTTGCCTTTCGCTCAGCTGGTGTATTTGCTGTATCACCCTTGACTTTAGACTCTTTTATAAAATAATGGGGAAGGATATTTGCGTGCGTGTCAGCAACTCTCgcacttttaaatgaaaactgGAAGTCCAGTTTGATGATGAAACCACGTTGGCGGTTGTGACACAGGGCATCGGTGGGGGAGAAAGTGCTGAAAAAACCCTGATCTGTAATGAAGCTCAGATCCCTTGGTGCTTTAGTTGAACCTTTTTTAGACAGCCGAGTTAGTTGCTTGTGTGCAGAGAAGTCTGCCTGCATGCACGAACCCCTTTGACACAACTGTGACTGCTTTTCTGTGCTGGCAGGCCAAGCCTTTCATTTACTGGCCCGAGTTTCTACCTGCAGCCTCATCACTGCTCTTTACAGTGGAGTGCTCCACTCCTGCCTTTGGTATTCAGGTATTCAGGCATACGCTGGGAAAAGGCTTTGCCAGCCCAAAGCGAAAGTGACAACCGCGTGTTTTGTGAGCTGGCCAGAACGACACGCGACAGTGTTCAACTGTTATAGTTCAATGTGGCACTTTAGTGTATTTATGTCATTTACAAAATGCTGTATTTTATAACAGAAAAAATAATGGTTTATGGTAACCATTActcttcctttaaaaaaaaaatcaactgttGAATATTTGTGATGGAAATTTGTCTATATTCTAAACTAATTCTAAAGCATGTAAGCTTGCAACATCTGGGTATCCTGGTGGTTCTACAGTTGTGCAGATGTGCCCTGTGTCTGACTTTGCTCCTTTTCACGCCGTAGTCCTGTGACTCTGTATTGTCTGTAATCTGTAAGtgtcaaataaagacaaacgttaaaaatattctgggatggtTCTTTGATAAAGTACATTTGCCAGTCACTAATTTGGATCACGGTGTGACGCGGTGATCGTTGGAGAAAAGGACTAATCATGCAACTCGTTATGGTGCGCCGTGAGGTTTTACACATTATGAACATGTGGTTTCCTTTATGAGCTTCCTGTTTGTTCTTATTTGACTGGGAGGCAGTGGAATTGCTTGTGCTCGTGACCGGCTGGCCAGCTCGCTGCAGAGGTTGTTTGGAAGGGAAAACAGCTCATGCAAATCTCCTGCTCTCTCCTTGAGAACAACACCTGAGCTCCTCTGTTGGCTGCCTGCTGTCCTGCCTCTGATATGTCAGAGTGAGCTGCATCTGTGCATTATATAATATTTGCCATCCAAGTTGCGGCAGCAGTGTAGAGCCTGCAGTGGACTAGACTATCTTATATAGTTGATTACATGAATTGGACACTAAATTGAAGGAATCAGCACACGATTCAGAGCAGAGGGACACTTTAAAAGGCCGTTTATGGTCTCCCTGCTGAGCTTCCTGTGAAGAGGCATGACAGACTTGAAAAGCTGTTCGGTAAAGCCTTGTGATTTTGTGTCAAAGAGCACTCTGTAATGTACTGTGGGATCTCATAGGAGAGAAACATCAGGCACGCGACGCTCATTGGGAGCCCTGAACAGAAGCTTTCAGCTCTCTCTGTCCTTCATTGCCGATAATGTTCTGACTGGCCGGCGTCAGCCTTGTGTCCACACACGGGTGTGGCCCCATGTTGGATCTTGTTGTATTTGAGATGTTCTgataggggggaaaaaaggcctCCCTGTGTTGTAGTAATGAAATCCGCCACCTcataatgtttgtgtttgtttagttGGACGTAGCGTTCAACTGTACCCACTTCGGTACCCACAGTCCCGTCTACGGCGCCACTATGAAAGCATGACCGTGTTGGTTTTCTTTCCAGGGCGCGTATCAGGTTATCCAGCATCGTGccattctgttgttgttgttgttgttggtctcAACTCACTCGTTTGCGACCTTTTAGTCAGATCGCTTTAGCGAGGGACAGTGCGTTTCATTAAAGAATGAGATTATTTAAACGTGGTTTCGGTATAGAGAATATAAAGCATAAAAGCAAAATGTGGCATCCAACATTATAAGAGCTTTGTTTTAATTCCTGTTACATTATTTGGAATTATTGCGTTTGCGTGTTCTGTGGCTTCACTTGTAGCAGCTATGAGTTGTCCAGAAATGACACacgtggtttgttttgtttgtgatgggtaaatgagtgtgtgtgctgctggttTGTCATTCCACCAGTAAGCCATTGGAAGGCCCGCTAGGGTTTTTATTAATCATTACTTTTCTTAGTGGGTAATCTATATTGATTACTTGGAATATTAAATTATGAATTTAcccttcaaaaataaaaaaggtgctTTGTAGCATAATGCCTAGAGGTTTAGCCtcctgtttatttgtgttgcaCAGCAtgggcgtctctctctctctgtcaaccTTTTTTATTGTCCTTTCCATTCATTGTCCAGGCTTAACTCGTGTCAGCACATACCACCTAACCAGCCAGGACCTCATATAACGGTCTTTGATTAAAGTGCTTTGATCAATGTGAAATctttaagaaaaacaaagcttCGCAATATTATTGTCCATAGCTACATAAGCTACATAAGCTATACGCCAGTTTCTACCAATGGGAAATACCCTCTTTAATCAAAGTCATCCTTTTGGTTCTTTGTTTAAATGATTTGTATTAAGTAATTCAGTAACTGAGTCATTGATGAAATTTCAAGGTAGTAATAATCTTTTGTTTAAATCAGTCTCATGTAATTCCCCAAATTATACAAAATCACTGCAGGGCACATTTAATTTACATCTTCAACAATCGTACTTTAGAGCACCTCATGGACTTCAGTCAGTCGAAGCCATGTTTTCCTGCATTTATTATGCTTGATGTTAATCTTGGGAAGAATGTCAATGTATGTTTAGAAATGCTCTTCATGCCGTCGTGCCGTCCCTTGCAGCAGGTGAATTTGGATGTACCACACGTATACATATGAGATGTACAACATATCTGAACTAGCTTTTGAGAGGGGGGAAAATGTCCCCATGAAGACCTGCAGCACTGATTGGTTGAGGATTGTGTTGGAGGGAATCAGGCGGAGCAAAAGGTTGGCAGCCATGCAGGAATTCAAATTATTTGGTGGTtgtggtgtttgttgttgttgttttggctcTGCTGAGTCCCCAGTactaccccgcccccccctctcctactTCTCTGCCCTGGAAAGGACATGGCTCACAGAGGCCCACTCAGGGGACCCGAGGGTGGATGAAAAGAAACAAGTGGGAGACACGCAAGACTTAAAAGCCTCTCATCGGCATAGGAAAAATTAAccccaaaaatattttaacagcGAGAAAAAACGGCGGGATGATCTAATTCCCTATAACCCTCAATACGGACCACttctgaataatttaataattgacAAGCAATAAATGCCTGTGACCCTTGTGGCTTAAATGAGAGTAAGTAAACCTTTGGACTTTAGGGTAGGGCCCTGAAACCGGGGCTTGGCTGTCATGGGCAAGtaactcttcttctcttcaaGTCATGTGATGGTGTTTTTCAGCGGCTTTGAGGAGAGCTCATGTAGATATCAGTGCTGTTTGAATATAATAAGAGTCCTCACTCACTCAATCAGGGCtgctctcccttcctctgtATCTGAAGAGAACAtcgtctctgccccccccccccccatttactAATCTGttttctctcaccctcccttcAGTCGAATCACATGACTCTGGACACAGtgggtcacctcctcctcactgatTTTCATGCAGAGTGGAACTACAGTGAGACGCTCTGTGAATTACAAATGCACAGCACTCTCTGGTTTTTTGTATTCATGCTGACTGACTGAACAAAATATACgtttttctgctctttatcCTGTGATTATGTACTCTCCTTTACAGGGTTggagtactttttttttttttttctttcctgttctGCTTAGACAACGGCATTCTCTGAATGAAACTTGACCTTCATTGTTGTCATTATGACGAGGGATTTAACTATTAGAAATCTAAACACCTTCCGTTGTTCATACCTGTTCATTGTCTTCGCTGTATCATTCATTCCTTCTTTCTGTCTAGCTTTTTCTTTGCGTGTGACATCTAAAAGGTCATATGCACTGTCGGGgcactgtctctctcttcctcccacgtcatttttctcttcatttgctGTTGCTAAAATGTCAAATACcatcaatatttaaaaatgtacatttagctGGTGGAAGCTGCTGGGCCAGTGGTATATCTCCCACTAAAAGAAGTACTCCCATTCTCTTTGTGTTCAGTACACACTGCACGCTCTGCAGTGGGAGGTGATGCACGAGGGATAGCAGCAGTTCTCATTGTAAAGACGACACATTCCTTGCACTTATGTTATGCTTCCCCTTGCAGCTAGATGCAGCTTGTACGTACAGATGATGACGAAATGGTTCTTATTTAGGCAAAACATGGTCTTTTCACTTTGTCCTGCCCAAAAGGCAAACGTATATGTTTGCCCCTGTAGTACTAATAGCAAGAGAAATTCTCTCCCCATTGTTATCCAAACCAATAAAACAGCCACACGAGCTTCCAGTGTGGCCATACtgttttacctgtgtgtgtgtgtgtgtgtgtgtgtgtgtgtgtgtgtatatacatatcatctgcacgcacgcacacactcacacagcgaGCTCTGCAGTGCTGCATAGTGCCTGGTGCACGCACTACTCTGCAGCACAGCTCGTCTCTCTTCAAGGgatgatgaaaacaaacacaaccccaGAGAATACGTTGAAATATGGAACAGAACACACCAAAAAGACGGTGCAAAATGTACCCGCCTGCTGTTTAAGTCTTTGCAATGGGGACTCACCAGGGAGATGTAAGGGCGTGCGTAAGGTTCACggtgtgttgctgtgtttaCAGGCCCGCAAAGCCACATTTACAAATTGAAACTGCATTTCGTGTTTTGTCTActgtttatatttgtttgtttttattgtctgtaTGAATGAACAGCTATTTCTGCTCTGCATTATAATCTTATTGTCCTCTCAATCTGTCTTCCCCTTATTTTTTGCTTGGTGCGGGGAGCTTAGTTGGGGGGGGTTCCATAATACATATTGGATGTCTGTTTCCCAGCCCTGCGATTCAATGAAGAACACGGCACATTTCCAGAAGCCTCTACTTTACACGGCCTGAGTAATGACGGCGATTATGTAACGGCATTGACAAACAAGTGTTTAAACAACGCATCAGAAACGATAATGACTACTGCTCTACACAATTCTTTCTTATGTACAGCACTTTTGGGGATTTAAATGTTTACTTTTTCATGTGTTTGGATATACTTTATTAATAAAAGGTCATTGAATACCAACAGCAATGTAGGATGAACAGGCTTCCTGAGTTCATTGTTGCTCGAGGGTAGTTTCTGTGAGCAGTAGTCAATCAGCAGTGAAGTCGATGAAGCCGGTCCCCTGCGGGCCGAGCTaagctcaaccccccccccccccccccccatgcgtcTTCTTGATTGTACCCATCCAGATATATCGGTGCTTATCAAACATCTCACACCCGGGCATACTGAAGGTCATGAAAGCCCAGCAGACCGGTCCTCGGCGCCCTGCGTTGCTGGTCTGCTATTGATTCGACATTACGTCTCCAATCTGCTTCAGTAATCTAATAGTATCTGGGGAATCAAGCAAAGCGGAGATGAAAGGAACCGGTTTGTAGTATCTGTGTCCTGGTGAAACCGCGGGCGCTTCCTCGACTGCAGTATGTTACGTTTCAGTCTCCTAATGGAAGAGGTGGGAAAGTCTGCAAAAGTGTATATAGCCGGGACTGCTTGGCTTCAGTCTTTCTATCTGACGCACACTGTGGCTGAGTGGCACCCGTGGCAATATCCCTGAAACCATGGAGGAGAAATGCCATGAGAGCCAGTGTTTGATCTGCACtcaagtgtgtttgtttgaagggTGGTGGAGTTTCCACCTAGACGAGCGGGAAGAAAGTTGTTTGGGAACAGAGAGACTGACTGAGAGAAGAACAAAGTttatttctacctttttttttaaagcagaagTCTCAAAGTGTTTCACAAGTAGGAAAGACGACGTGATTGGAAAGTGTTGACCTAGTCACAGGAAGCGCTGCGGCGGGTTTGGAGAGAAACAAAGTTGCAGCAGCGAACAGTCCCTCCGTCTGTTTAAAGTAATATGCTTGTGCAAATTTGACAACTGTGAGAAACATAAATGGGAGATGTGGGTTCTTGTTTTCAGCTGTTTCTGCTATGGGGATGATTTTGTTGATGAAAGATTAATTTTTGTCGCTCAAAGTGATGTTATTGTGACTCACAACAcagcattattttaaaaatgtgtaacaGCGTGTACATGtgctctcttctccccccccctgttgTCCTGTATGCAGCTGGCACGGCATGTGCACGGAGGGTGTGTGATAATGgatcatctatccatccatgtCAAACCATCTGCCTCTTTTGTTGAGAGGTGAACAACAGATCTCCCGTTGCtcgctgcagctgcagcccaGTCATGGATTATTCTAGAAAGCGTCTGTTGGAGCAGCGGCTGGGTTGAGGGGTcaggtgaaagagagggagaggtacAAACGGTTCATTTCAACACTGACGCTCAGGCCATGACTGAGCAGAGCGCCTAACATTCCTCCAGTTCAGAGCGCACACGCGGGTG
Coding sequences:
- the LOC120831293 gene encoding uncharacterized protein LOC120831293 isoform X1; the encoded protein is MNGFTVMLLFAAQGFPVTASQGGNKSAQLFFCSIPGCGSNVTHVFCNDESLLSDGPIPNCTGPPPPNTVCQHKGFAFASTDSDAGCDFEGKDGLIESGKCTDNRSICASLHRGFHRPSLTTAFPLVNATSQVPTRGRYGFIVGVVISGLLIVGIAGRVFYRRSQQDSASNAADRD
- the LOC120831293 gene encoding uncharacterized protein LOC120831293 isoform X2 — its product is MNGFTVMLLFAAQGFPVTASQGGNKSAQLFFCSIPGCGSNVTHVFCNDESLLSDGPIPNCTGPPPPNTVCQHKGFAFASTDSDAGCDFEGKDGLIESGKCTDNRSICASLHRGFHRPSLTTAFPLVNATSQVPTRGRYGFIVGVVICLLIVGIAGRVFYRRSQQDSASNAADRD
- the LOC120831293 gene encoding uncharacterized protein LOC120831293 isoform X3 yields the protein MNGFTVMLLFAAQGFPVTASGNKSAQLFFCSIPGCGSNVTHVFCNDESLLSDGPIPNCTGPPPPNTVCQHKGFAFASTDSDAGCDFEGKDGLIESGKCTDNRSICASLHRGFHRPSLTTAFPLVNATSQVPTRGRYGFIVGVVICLLIVGIAGRVFYRRSQQDSASNAADRD